Proteins encoded by one window of Musa acuminata AAA Group cultivar baxijiao chromosome BXJ2-9, Cavendish_Baxijiao_AAA, whole genome shotgun sequence:
- the LOC103998693 gene encoding probable LRR receptor-like serine/threonine-protein kinase At4g37250, translating to MSPESNGTAALLLSSLLLLLELVLGLNHDGVLLLHFKYSIVSDPIAALRDWNYDDATPCSWNGVMCMGFPDATTTLNWSATSFNGDRQASTASRVIGLVLPNSQLLGRIPPELGLVEHLRHLDLTGNALNGTLPSSIFDASELHVLSLANNEISGELPELDGRTSSLQLLNLSDNALVGTVPAGLSLLPNLTVVALANNYLSGELPGGGLGGIEFLDLSSNLINGYLPPDFGGQSLRYLNLSYNRIDGVIPPELASKIPDNAIVDLAFNNLTGGIPQTGAFASQEPAAFAGNPDLCGKPLKNLCTIPSTLSNPPETPSAPKSPPAFAAIPKNAAEGTSPSGSGQAQGGLRPAVIIAIAVGDVVGIGVLFAVLYYVYHVKKRKRLQQQQQQMKGVGAVGMREEQPPASSESKGFGGLSCCLTKKGEEEEDSEETSDSSASETEAEWEGPHEKGAKGEAGGRTPPQQKQQEATLVAVDGETDLEMDTLLTASAYILGATGSGIVYKAVLADGTALAVRRIGESSAVDKLKYFDALVRSIAKFRHPNVLRLRGYYWGADEKLLIHDHASNGSLANVSFTKKPGSSPFHLSWESRLRIARGVARGLAYLHERKGVHGNVKPSNILLDADMEPKIGDFGLDRLTSGDGGHRLGTSARQFGSQRSVQSQSSLPDLSPPVAGASPCGSSSAAPYQAPESLQNLKPNAKWDVYSFGVVLLELLAGRVLSEAELGQWNGGFAGEERSRVVRVADPGLRGEVEGKEEALLSCFKLGFACCAINPQRRPSMKEAVQVLEKIVSTTSSSSSSS from the exons ATGAGTCCAGAGAGTAATGGAACTGCTGCTTTACTGCTGTCTTCGCTTCTTCTGCTCCTTGAGCTGGTGTTGGGTCTCAACCATGATGGCGTGCTGCTGCTCCACTTCAAGTACTCCATCGTCTCTGACCCCATCGCTGCGCTTAGAGACTGGAACTACGACGACGCCACGCCGTGCTCGTGGAACGGCGTCATGTGCATGGGCTTCCCGGACGCCACCACCACCCTCAACTGGAGTGCTACCAGCTTTAATGGGGATCGCCAGGCCTCGACCGCTTCGAGGGTGATCGGTTTGGTGCTTCCTAATTCTCAGCTATTGGGCCGCATTCCGCCGGAGCTCGGCCTCGTCGAGCACCTCCGCCACCTCGACCTCACCGGGAACGCCCTCAACGGCACCCTCCCGTCCTCCATCTTCGACGCGTCGGAGCTGCATGTGCTGTCGTTGGCCAACAACGAGATCTCCGGCGAGCTCCCTGAGCTCGACGGCCGCACGAGCAGCCTCCAGCTGCTAAATCTCTCCGACAACGCATTGGTGGGCACGGTGCCAGCCGGTCTTAGCCTTCTCCCGAACCTCACCGTCGTCGCCCTTGCCAATAATTACCTCTCCGGCGAACTCCCTGGAGGCGGGCTCGGCGGGATTGAGTTCTTGGATCTGAGCTCCAACCTCATCAATGGCTACCTGCCGCCGGATTTCGGGGGGCAAAGCCTCCGGTACCTGAACTTATCTTACAACCGGATCGACGGCGTGATTCCGCCGGAATTGGCATCGAAAATTCCGGACAACGCCATCGTGGATCTCGCATTCAACAACCTCACCGGAGGAATCCCACAGACCGGAGCTTTCGCCTCGCAGGAGCCGGCGGCGTTCGCAGGGAATCCTGATCTTTGCGGGAAGCCGCTCAAGAATCTCTGTACGATTCCTTCCACCCTCTCCAATCCTCCCGAAACCCCTTCGGCGCCCAAGTCTCCTCCGGCCTTCGCGGCGATTCCCAAAAACGCGGCGGAGGGAACTTCCCCGTCCGGCAGCGGGCAAGCTCAGGGGGGACTTCGACCGGCGGTGATCATCGCTATAGCGGTCGGAGATGTCGTCGGCATCGGGGTTCTCTTCGCAGTGTTGTATTACGTGTACCatgtgaagaagaggaagagactacagcaacagcagcagcagatgaAGGGAGTCGGAGCCGTTGGCATGAGGGAGGAGCAGCCACCGGCATCCTCCGAATCCAAAGGCTTTGGTGGGCTCTCATGCTGTCTAACGAAGAAgggcgaggaagaagaagacagcGAAGAGACCTCTGACTCCTCGGCCTCCGAAACAGAAGCAGAATGGGAGGGACCGCATGAGAAGGGAGCCAAGGGGGAGGCTGGCGGAAGAACCCCACCGCAGCAGAAGCAACAGGAGGCTACTCTGGTCGCTGTCGACGGCGAGACGGATCTGGAGATGGATACTCTGCTCACAGCCTCGGCTTACATACTCGGCGCCACTGGGTCGGGCATCGTCTACAAGGCAGTGCTTGCCGACGGCACCGCCTTGGCCGTCCGCCGAATAGGCGAGAGCAGTGCCGTCGACAAGCTGAAGTACTTCGACGCGCTGGTGCGGAGCATCGCCAAGTTCCGCCACCCGAACGTCCTCCGCCTGCGGGGATACTACTGGGGCGCTGACGAGAAGCTCCTCATCCATGACCACGCCTCTAATGGCAGCTTGGCCAACGTCTCATTCACCA AGAAGCCGGGCTCGTCGCCGTTTCACCTGAGCTGGGAATCGCGGCTTCGGATCGCGCGAGGAGTAGCACGGGGACTCGCGTACCTCCACGAGAGGAAGGGTGTGCATGGCAACGTGAAGCCAAGCAACATACTGTTGGACGCAGACATGGAGCCAAAGATCGGCGACTTCGGTCTCGATCGGCTTACGTCGGGCGACGGAGGCCACCGGCTGGGCACGTCGGCCCGGCAGTTCGGCAGCCAGCGGTCGGTGCAGTCGCAGAGCAGCTTGCCCGACCTGTCGCCGCCGGTGGCGGGAGCCAGCCCCTGCGGGTCTTCCTCCGCAGCTCCCTACCAGGCGCCGGAGTCCCTGCAGAACCTGAAGCCCAACGCCAAGTGGGACGTGTACTCCTTCGGGGTGGTGCTGCTGGAGTTGCTCGCCGGGAGGGTGCTGTCGGAGGCGGAGCTCGGTCAGTGGAACGGGGGGTTTGCGGGGGAGGAGAGGAGCAGGGTGGTGAGGGTGGCCGACCCGGGGCTGAGGGGCGAGGTGGAGGGCAAGGAGGAGGCGCTACTGAGCTGCTTCAAGCTGGGGTTCGCCTGCTGTGCCATCAATCCCCAAAGGAGGCCCTCCATGAAGGAAGCTGTTCAGGTGCTGGAGAAGATAGTCTCCactacttcttcttcctcctcctcctcgtga